In the Setaria italica strain Yugu1 chromosome VI, Setaria_italica_v2.0, whole genome shotgun sequence genome, one interval contains:
- the LOC101779250 gene encoding caffeoylshikimate esterase isoform X2: protein MPIHSPSFPSCCAKSKTQTPILVPPLTSRPTTRGAGAAAMSAAAAPAQAPRKWEGLVDQALEREVLGACLDQAPERRRVREAFKDVQLSIDHCLFKGQHSGIGTKESYERNSRGVEIFSKCWFPENHHMKAIVCLCHGYGDTCTFFLDGVARKIASAGYGVYALDYPGFGLSEGLHGYIPSFDTLVNDVAEHFAKVKGNPEHRGLPSFLFGQSMGGAVALKVHSKQPNEWNGAILVAPMCKIADDVVPPWPVWQVLIFVAKILPKEKLVPQKDLAELAFKEKKKQEQDKPRLRTALEMLNTTQEIERCLEEVSLPIIILHGEADLVTDAAVSKALYKKAKSQDKKLCLYKGAHHAILEGEPDDTIFQVLDDIISWLDQHSTKEGSSY from the exons ATGCCCATCCATTCCCCTTCCTTCCCGTCCTGCTGCGCGAAATCGAAGACCCAAACTCCTATACTGGTTCCGCCTCTGACCAGCCGCCCGACGAcgcggggcgcgggcgccgcggcgatgtcggcggcggcggcgccggcgcaggccCCGAGGAAGTGGGAGGGGCTGGTGGACCAGGCGCTGGAGCGGGAGGTGCTGGGGGCGTGCCTGGACCAGgcccccgagcgccgccgcgtccgcgagGCGTTCAAGGACGTGCAGCTCTCCATCGACCATTGCCTCTTCAAG GGACAACATAGTGGTATTGGAACTAAGGAG tcATATGAGCGTAACTCTAGGGGCGTGGAGATTTTCTCGAAATGTTGGTTTCCAGAGAACCATCACATGAAAGCAATTGTTTGTCTCTGCCATGGTTATGGAGACACCTGTACCTTCTTCCTTGATG GGGTTGCTAGGAAGATCGCTTCAGCTGGATACGGAGTATATGCACTTGACTACCCTGGCTTTGGCCTTTCAGAAGGACTTCATGGATATATTCCAAGTTTTGATACTCTTGTTAATGATGTAGCTGAACACTTTGCTAAGGTCAAAG GGAATCCTGAACATAGAGGTCTGCCGAGCTTTCTATTTGGTCAATCAATGGGTGGAGCAGTTGCATTGAAGGTTCACTCCAAGCAACCAAATGAATGGAATGGTGCAATACTAGTTGCACCCATGTGCAAG ATTGCAGATGATGTGGTTCCACCTTGGCCTGTTTGGCAAGTACTAATTTTTGTGGCCAAAATTCTGCCAAAAGAAAAGCTTGTTCCTCAAAAAGATTTAGCTGAGTTGGCAttcaaagagaagaagaaacaagAGCAG GATAAACCACGGCTCCGAACAGCTTTGGAGATGCTGAATACAACACAAGAGATAGAAAGATGTCTGGAAGAA GTTTCTCTGCCCATAATCATATTACACGGTGAGGCTGATTTGGTTACTGACGCGGCCGTGAGTAAAGCTCTGTACAAGAAAGCAAAGAGCCAAGACAAGAAGCTCTGCCTCTACAAAGGTGCACACCACGCTATCTTGGAAGGTGAGCCGGACGATACAATTTTCCAAGTTCTCGATGATATAATCTCTTGGCTGGATCAGCATTCCACAAAAGAAGGTTCCTCGTATTGA
- the LOC101779250 gene encoding caffeoylshikimate esterase isoform X3, with product MPIHSPSFPSCCAKSKTQTPILVPPLTSRPTTRGAGAAAMSAAAAPAQAPRKWEGLVDQALEREVLGACLDQAPERRRVREAFKDVQLSIDHCLFKSYERNSRGVEIFSKCWFPENHHMKAIVCLCHGYGDTCTFFLDGVARKIASAGYGVYALDYPGFGLSEGLHGYIPSFDTLVNDVAEHFAKVKGNPEHRGLPSFLFGQSMGGAVALKVHSKQPNEWNGAILVAPMCKIADDVVPPWPVWQVLIFVAKILPKEKLVPQKDLAELAFKEKKKQEQCSFNVIAYKDKPRLRTALEMLNTTQEIERCLEEVSLPIIILHGEADLVTDAAVSKALYKKAKSQDKKLCLYKGAHHAILEGEPDDTIFQVLDDIISWLDQHSTKEGSSY from the exons ATGCCCATCCATTCCCCTTCCTTCCCGTCCTGCTGCGCGAAATCGAAGACCCAAACTCCTATACTGGTTCCGCCTCTGACCAGCCGCCCGACGAcgcggggcgcgggcgccgcggcgatgtcggcggcggcggcgccggcgcaggccCCGAGGAAGTGGGAGGGGCTGGTGGACCAGGCGCTGGAGCGGGAGGTGCTGGGGGCGTGCCTGGACCAGgcccccgagcgccgccgcgtccgcgagGCGTTCAAGGACGTGCAGCTCTCCATCGACCATTGCCTCTTCAAG tcATATGAGCGTAACTCTAGGGGCGTGGAGATTTTCTCGAAATGTTGGTTTCCAGAGAACCATCACATGAAAGCAATTGTTTGTCTCTGCCATGGTTATGGAGACACCTGTACCTTCTTCCTTGATG GGGTTGCTAGGAAGATCGCTTCAGCTGGATACGGAGTATATGCACTTGACTACCCTGGCTTTGGCCTTTCAGAAGGACTTCATGGATATATTCCAAGTTTTGATACTCTTGTTAATGATGTAGCTGAACACTTTGCTAAGGTCAAAG GGAATCCTGAACATAGAGGTCTGCCGAGCTTTCTATTTGGTCAATCAATGGGTGGAGCAGTTGCATTGAAGGTTCACTCCAAGCAACCAAATGAATGGAATGGTGCAATACTAGTTGCACCCATGTGCAAG ATTGCAGATGATGTGGTTCCACCTTGGCCTGTTTGGCAAGTACTAATTTTTGTGGCCAAAATTCTGCCAAAAGAAAAGCTTGTTCCTCAAAAAGATTTAGCTGAGTTGGCAttcaaagagaagaagaaacaagAGCAG TGTTCATTCAATGTGATCGCCTACAAGGATAAACCACGGCTCCGAACAGCTTTGGAGATGCTGAATACAACACAAGAGATAGAAAGATGTCTGGAAGAA GTTTCTCTGCCCATAATCATATTACACGGTGAGGCTGATTTGGTTACTGACGCGGCCGTGAGTAAAGCTCTGTACAAGAAAGCAAAGAGCCAAGACAAGAAGCTCTGCCTCTACAAAGGTGCACACCACGCTATCTTGGAAGGTGAGCCGGACGATACAATTTTCCAAGTTCTCGATGATATAATCTCTTGGCTGGATCAGCATTCCACAAAAGAAGGTTCCTCGTATTGA
- the LOC101779250 gene encoding caffeoylshikimate esterase isoform X1 yields MPIHSPSFPSCCAKSKTQTPILVPPLTSRPTTRGAGAAAMSAAAAPAQAPRKWEGLVDQALEREVLGACLDQAPERRRVREAFKDVQLSIDHCLFKGQHSGIGTKESYERNSRGVEIFSKCWFPENHHMKAIVCLCHGYGDTCTFFLDGVARKIASAGYGVYALDYPGFGLSEGLHGYIPSFDTLVNDVAEHFAKVKGNPEHRGLPSFLFGQSMGGAVALKVHSKQPNEWNGAILVAPMCKIADDVVPPWPVWQVLIFVAKILPKEKLVPQKDLAELAFKEKKKQEQCSFNVIAYKDKPRLRTALEMLNTTQEIERCLEEVSLPIIILHGEADLVTDAAVSKALYKKAKSQDKKLCLYKGAHHAILEGEPDDTIFQVLDDIISWLDQHSTKEGSSY; encoded by the exons ATGCCCATCCATTCCCCTTCCTTCCCGTCCTGCTGCGCGAAATCGAAGACCCAAACTCCTATACTGGTTCCGCCTCTGACCAGCCGCCCGACGAcgcggggcgcgggcgccgcggcgatgtcggcggcggcggcgccggcgcaggccCCGAGGAAGTGGGAGGGGCTGGTGGACCAGGCGCTGGAGCGGGAGGTGCTGGGGGCGTGCCTGGACCAGgcccccgagcgccgccgcgtccgcgagGCGTTCAAGGACGTGCAGCTCTCCATCGACCATTGCCTCTTCAAG GGACAACATAGTGGTATTGGAACTAAGGAG tcATATGAGCGTAACTCTAGGGGCGTGGAGATTTTCTCGAAATGTTGGTTTCCAGAGAACCATCACATGAAAGCAATTGTTTGTCTCTGCCATGGTTATGGAGACACCTGTACCTTCTTCCTTGATG GGGTTGCTAGGAAGATCGCTTCAGCTGGATACGGAGTATATGCACTTGACTACCCTGGCTTTGGCCTTTCAGAAGGACTTCATGGATATATTCCAAGTTTTGATACTCTTGTTAATGATGTAGCTGAACACTTTGCTAAGGTCAAAG GGAATCCTGAACATAGAGGTCTGCCGAGCTTTCTATTTGGTCAATCAATGGGTGGAGCAGTTGCATTGAAGGTTCACTCCAAGCAACCAAATGAATGGAATGGTGCAATACTAGTTGCACCCATGTGCAAG ATTGCAGATGATGTGGTTCCACCTTGGCCTGTTTGGCAAGTACTAATTTTTGTGGCCAAAATTCTGCCAAAAGAAAAGCTTGTTCCTCAAAAAGATTTAGCTGAGTTGGCAttcaaagagaagaagaaacaagAGCAG TGTTCATTCAATGTGATCGCCTACAAGGATAAACCACGGCTCCGAACAGCTTTGGAGATGCTGAATACAACACAAGAGATAGAAAGATGTCTGGAAGAA GTTTCTCTGCCCATAATCATATTACACGGTGAGGCTGATTTGGTTACTGACGCGGCCGTGAGTAAAGCTCTGTACAAGAAAGCAAAGAGCCAAGACAAGAAGCTCTGCCTCTACAAAGGTGCACACCACGCTATCTTGGAAGGTGAGCCGGACGATACAATTTTCCAAGTTCTCGATGATATAATCTCTTGGCTGGATCAGCATTCCACAAAAGAAGGTTCCTCGTATTGA